From a single Streptomyces misionensis genomic region:
- a CDS encoding methylated-DNA--[protein]-cysteine S-methyltransferase — MTTAGCFTRLDSPLGRLLLTADPDGALTSLRCAGEIPDGLREDPGPFRAAREQLDAYFAGELREFRLPLRAEGTEFRRRVWDAMDEVPYGTTVTYGRLAARIGAPRAAVRAVGGALGANPLLIVRPCHRVIGADGSLTGYAGGLDRKVRLLTLEGALAAPRGN; from the coding sequence ATGACCACCGCCGGATGCTTCACCCGTCTCGACTCGCCCCTCGGCCGGCTGCTGCTCACCGCCGACCCGGACGGGGCGCTCACCTCCCTGCGCTGCGCGGGGGAGATTCCGGACGGGCTGCGGGAGGACCCGGGGCCGTTCCGCGCCGCGCGGGAACAACTCGACGCCTACTTCGCCGGTGAACTCCGGGAATTCCGGCTGCCCTTGCGGGCGGAGGGCACCGAGTTCCGGCGGCGGGTGTGGGACGCGATGGACGAGGTGCCGTACGGCACCACCGTCACCTACGGCCGGCTCGCCGCCCGGATCGGCGCGCCCCGGGCGGCCGTTCGCGCCGTCGGCGGAGCGCTCGGCGCCAACCCCCTGCTGATCGTGCGCCCCTGCCACCGGGTGATCGGCGCCGACGGCTCCCTGACCGGCTACGCGGGCGGCCTCGACCGCAAGGTGCGGCTGCTGACCCTGGAGGGGGCCCTGGCGGCGCCGCGGGGGAACTGA
- a CDS encoding TetR/AcrR family transcriptional regulator, translating to MPRRVDHAERRTEIAEALVRAAARLGLHAVGMRDVAAEAGVSLRLVQYYFESKEKLLLFGLRHLAERFGQRVAARVAAAGPEPGPRAVIEALLTAALPVDAESRTFHHLYTSYAVLSVTDEALAAQPFIKDPDAAEATVAALLRRAADAGRLRPGTDPGAAAAGLLAMSAGLGTGVLVGQRSAESAAEVLAYHLDRIFRPD from the coding sequence ATGCCCAGGCGCGTGGACCACGCCGAGCGGCGGACCGAGATCGCGGAGGCCCTGGTGCGGGCGGCGGCCCGGCTCGGGCTGCACGCCGTGGGGATGCGCGACGTGGCCGCGGAGGCGGGCGTCTCACTGCGGCTGGTGCAGTACTACTTCGAGTCCAAGGAGAAGCTGCTGCTCTTCGGACTGCGCCACCTGGCGGAGCGGTTCGGGCAGCGGGTGGCCGCCCGGGTCGCCGCGGCCGGGCCGGAGCCGGGGCCGCGCGCGGTGATCGAGGCGCTGCTGACGGCCGCGCTGCCGGTCGACGCGGAGAGCCGTACGTTCCACCACCTCTACACCTCGTACGCCGTGCTGTCGGTGACCGACGAGGCACTGGCCGCCCAGCCGTTCATCAAGGACCCCGACGCGGCCGAGGCGACCGTGGCCGCGCTGCTCCGACGGGCCGCCGACGCCGGGCGGTTGCGGCCCGGCACCGACCCGGGGGCGGCGGCGGCCGGCCTGCTGGCCATGTCCGCCGGACTGGGCACCGGCGTCCTGGTCGGCCAGCGCTCCGCCGAGTCCGCCGCCGAGGTGCTCGCCTATCACCTGGACCGGATCTTCCGGCCGGACTGA
- a CDS encoding alpha/beta fold hydrolase translates to MAVSRPAAARPQADVGRFVSDALRDRYFAACDAVFALGVAASGEQDVETSFGTTHVYRYGPEPGPAREGGDPAGETRDRTPVVLVHGAGSCSAMWYPNTGALSAERTVYALDTPGDPGRSVQRAPIHEPEHAARWLDEALAGLGLDKVHLVGTSYGGWLALNQAHRRPERLASVTLLDPGGLEKVGLRFFVWIFASLLATFAPKALRPRLASWLEQPVLVVPELRAMTHTGVRAYRIRRPVPKPLTDAELATIRTPLYLLLGKRSLLVHPRRQVERVPRLVPGARAEIVADTGHGPQIDHADLANRLMLAFMAATEDGLVTGRAPRVSG, encoded by the coding sequence GTGGCCGTGTCCCGGCCCGCAGCAGCCCGTCCCCAGGCCGACGTCGGCCGCTTCGTCAGCGACGCCCTGCGCGACCGCTACTTCGCCGCCTGCGACGCGGTGTTCGCGCTGGGCGTGGCCGCGTCCGGGGAACAGGACGTGGAGACGTCCTTCGGCACCACGCACGTCTACCGCTACGGCCCCGAGCCCGGACCGGCGCGGGAGGGCGGCGACCCGGCGGGGGAGACCCGCGACCGTACGCCCGTCGTCCTGGTGCACGGCGCCGGCAGCTGCTCGGCGATGTGGTACCCGAACACCGGCGCCCTCAGCGCCGAGCGGACCGTGTACGCCCTCGACACCCCGGGCGACCCCGGCCGCAGCGTGCAACGCGCCCCCATCCACGAGCCGGAGCACGCCGCCCGCTGGCTGGACGAGGCCCTCGCCGGGCTCGGCCTCGACAAGGTGCACCTGGTCGGCACCTCCTACGGCGGCTGGCTCGCCCTGAACCAGGCCCACCGCAGGCCCGAACGGCTCGCCTCGGTCACACTGCTCGACCCCGGCGGCCTGGAGAAGGTCGGGCTGCGCTTCTTCGTTTGGATCTTCGCCAGCCTGCTGGCCACCTTCGCCCCCAAGGCGCTGCGGCCCCGCCTCGCGTCCTGGCTGGAGCAACCGGTGCTGGTGGTACCCGAGTTGCGCGCGATGACCCACACCGGGGTGCGCGCCTACCGCATCCGCCGGCCGGTGCCGAAGCCGCTGACCGACGCCGAACTCGCCACCATACGCACGCCGTTGTACCTGCTGCTCGGCAAGCGCAGCCTCCTGGTGCACCCCCGGCGGCAGGTCGAGCGCGTGCCCCGGCTCGTGCCCGGCGCCCGCGCCGAGATCGTCGCGGACACCGGGCACGGACCGCAGATCGACCACGCGGACCTGGCCAACCGGCTGATGCTCGCATTCATGGCCGCCACCGAGGACGGCCTGGTCACGGGGCGGGCTCCCCGGGTCTCCGGCTGA
- a CDS encoding GDSL-type esterase/lipase family protein translates to MGKVGRVLAVLLLALGLPGARATAGAVPAVGAVLNAPRWTGSWETAPSGTAAALPGAAVRNVVHLSVGGTAVRVRLSNRFGSAPLRLGAVTVALRRAAGPDAAPGTLRAATFRGAATATVPPGGETVSDPVRLTVPAAADLLVTVYTPEDDGRATYHATALQTSYVAAEGAGHAADADGSAYRATLTCWYYVTGVDVLGRATGSVVAFGDSLTDGTGSTPDANRRWPDRLAARLSGTGVLNAGIGGNRLLRDGAGPSALSRLAADALDRTGARILVVFEGINDIKGLPPANDPAAYADAYRTIVDRAHAHGIRVVGVTLTPFNGYAAYTVAREEVRQRVNAFIRTGGAFDAVADADAAVRDRADPTRIRPAYDPGDHLHFTDAGMAAVAETVRRALRLPAPTGHT, encoded by the coding sequence ATGGGCAAGGTCGGACGGGTCCTCGCGGTCCTGCTGCTGGCGCTGGGACTGCCGGGCGCGCGGGCCACCGCCGGGGCCGTCCCCGCGGTCGGCGCCGTACTCAACGCGCCTCGCTGGACCGGGAGTTGGGAGACCGCGCCGTCGGGCACCGCCGCCGCGCTGCCCGGCGCGGCCGTCCGCAACGTCGTCCACCTCAGCGTCGGCGGCACCGCCGTGCGGGTGCGGCTCAGCAACCGGTTCGGCAGCGCGCCCCTGCGGCTCGGCGCGGTGACCGTCGCGCTGCGCCGGGCCGCCGGTCCGGACGCCGCGCCCGGTACCCTGCGCGCCGCCACGTTCCGGGGCGCCGCCACCGCCACCGTCCCGCCCGGCGGGGAGACCGTCAGCGACCCGGTGCGGCTGACCGTGCCGGCCGCCGCCGACCTCCTCGTCACCGTGTACACCCCCGAGGACGACGGACGCGCCACCTACCACGCCACCGCCCTCCAGACCAGCTACGTGGCCGCCGAGGGCGCGGGCCACGCCGCCGACGCGGACGGCTCCGCGTACCGGGCCACCCTCACCTGCTGGTACTACGTCACCGGGGTCGACGTCCTGGGCCGCGCCACCGGCAGCGTCGTGGCCTTCGGCGACTCGCTCACCGACGGCACCGGATCCACCCCCGACGCCAACCGCCGCTGGCCCGACCGGCTCGCCGCGCGCCTTTCCGGCACGGGCGTCCTCAACGCCGGGATTGGCGGCAACCGGCTGCTGCGCGACGGCGCCGGGCCGAGCGCCCTCAGCCGCCTCGCCGCCGACGCCCTGGACCGGACCGGCGCGCGGATCCTCGTCGTCTTCGAGGGCATCAACGACATCAAGGGCCTCCCCCCGGCCAACGACCCCGCCGCCTACGCCGACGCCTACCGCACCATCGTCGACCGCGCCCACGCGCACGGCATCCGGGTCGTCGGCGTCACCCTCACCCCGTTCAACGGGTACGCCGCCTACACGGTCGCCCGCGAGGAGGTACGGCAGCGGGTCAACGCCTTCATCCGCACCGGCGGCGCCTTCGACGCGGTCGCCGACGCCGACGCCGCCGTCCGCGACCGAGCCGACCCCACCCGCATCCGCCCCGCCTACGACCCGGGCGACCACCTGCACTTCACCGACGCGGGCATGGCCGCGGTGGCCGAGACGGTCCGCCGCGCGCTCCGCCTGCCCGCGCCGACCGGCCACACGTGA
- a CDS encoding helix-turn-helix transcriptional regulator — MLAAIGLDERHEAAYRALVAVGAAEVADLARRLTLAEQDTEHALRRLERQGLAARSSARPGRWVAAPPAVALGALLTRQRHELEQAELAAALLAREYRAAADEPAVHDLVEVVTGASAVAQRFLQLQLGAADEVCALVTGNPVVVSAAENEAEEQAAGRGVRYRVVVERAVLDPPQGLGGLAAALGRGERVRVVDRVPTKLVVADRSLAMVPLTSRSAEPAALVVHASGLLELLAGLFESVWREALPLRLNRQGAAEEVPDGPDGTDLEVLSLLLAGLTDASVAKQLDLGLRTVQRRVKRLMELAGVTTRLQLGWHAHERGWVAREPG, encoded by the coding sequence ATGCTGGCGGCGATAGGGCTGGACGAGAGACACGAGGCGGCGTACCGGGCGCTGGTGGCGGTGGGCGCGGCCGAGGTGGCCGATCTGGCGCGGCGGTTGACGCTGGCGGAGCAGGACACCGAGCACGCGCTGCGCCGGCTGGAGCGGCAGGGGCTCGCGGCCCGCTCCTCGGCGCGTCCCGGCCGCTGGGTGGCGGCGCCGCCCGCGGTGGCCCTGGGCGCGCTGCTGACCCGGCAGCGGCACGAGCTGGAGCAGGCGGAGCTGGCGGCGGCGCTGCTCGCGCGGGAGTACCGGGCGGCGGCGGACGAGCCCGCGGTGCACGACCTGGTGGAGGTGGTGACCGGCGCCTCGGCGGTGGCCCAGCGTTTTCTCCAGCTCCAGTTGGGCGCCGCCGACGAGGTGTGCGCGCTGGTGACGGGGAACCCCGTGGTGGTCTCGGCGGCGGAGAACGAGGCGGAGGAGCAGGCGGCCGGGCGCGGGGTGCGCTACCGGGTGGTGGTGGAGCGGGCGGTGCTGGATCCGCCGCAGGGGCTCGGCGGGCTGGCCGCCGCGCTCGGCCGGGGCGAGCGGGTGCGGGTGGTGGACCGGGTGCCGACGAAGCTGGTCGTCGCCGACCGCTCGCTGGCGATGGTGCCGCTGACCTCGCGCAGCGCGGAGCCGGCCGCGCTGGTGGTGCACGCCAGCGGGCTGCTGGAGCTGCTGGCGGGGCTGTTCGAGTCGGTGTGGCGCGAGGCGCTGCCGCTGCGGCTGAACAGGCAGGGGGCGGCCGAGGAGGTGCCGGACGGGCCGGACGGCACCGATCTGGAGGTGCTGTCGCTGCTGCTGGCCGGGCTGACCGACGCGAGCGTGGCCAAGCAACTGGACCTGGGGCTGCGGACGGTGCAGCGCCGGGTGAAGCGGCTGATGGAGCTGGCCGGGGTGACCACCCGGCTGCAACTGGGCTGGCACGCCCACGAGCGGGGCTGGGTCGCGCGCGAGCCGGGCTGA
- a CDS encoding protein phosphatase 2C domain-containing protein has protein sequence MSQQGGRPAVRPEDDWWGDLYDDATGDTGPTAAPDSLDDRFTSVERTVKGPRTPPDPPAPEPASPLDYVGSGPPTYDPEPTALPAAEPEALEESVPDTVLDGARYGAWTLRSVSLRGDSARYRGEPRRDALLTARFGTGGQALLLVAMATGARTTPEAHLAAAEACRWIGRAVGRSHRRLAEDLRAARRADLRAGLHRLTDRGLGRLRSSAVERGLDPREYTAALRCLLLPADPDCRTRLFFGTGDGGLFLLRDGAFRDIEPRATPAARATPSDDDRVTLGLGVPPAGPAPDPAPFRFHASLARPGDVLVMCTTGLAEPLREEPALGAHLARRWSGRRAPGLAAFLADTRVRVKGYADDRTAAAVWEA, from the coding sequence ATGAGCCAGCAGGGGGGAAGACCCGCCGTCCGTCCCGAGGACGACTGGTGGGGGGACCTGTACGACGACGCCACCGGGGACACGGGCCCCACGGCCGCGCCCGACTCCCTGGACGACCGCTTCACCTCGGTCGAGCGGACGGTCAAAGGGCCCCGGACCCCGCCGGACCCGCCCGCCCCCGAGCCCGCCTCCCCCCTCGACTACGTGGGCTCGGGGCCGCCCACCTACGACCCCGAGCCCACCGCCCTGCCGGCCGCCGAGCCGGAGGCGCTGGAGGAGTCGGTGCCGGACACCGTGCTGGACGGTGCCCGGTACGGCGCGTGGACGCTGCGCTCCGTCTCGCTGCGCGGGGACTCGGCGCGCTACCGGGGCGAGCCGCGCCGGGACGCGCTGCTGACCGCCCGGTTCGGCACCGGCGGGCAGGCGCTGCTGCTCGTCGCGATGGCCACCGGCGCCCGGACCACGCCGGAGGCGCACCTGGCGGCGGCCGAGGCGTGCCGCTGGATCGGCCGGGCGGTGGGCCGCAGCCACCGGCGCCTCGCCGAGGACCTGCGGGCGGCCCGGCGCGCCGATCTGCGGGCCGGCCTGCACCGGCTGACCGACCGGGGCCTCGGCCGGCTCCGGTCGAGCGCGGTCGAACGGGGCCTCGACCCGCGGGAGTACACGGCGGCCCTGCGCTGCCTGCTGCTGCCGGCCGACCCGGACTGCCGTACCCGGCTGTTCTTCGGCACCGGCGACGGCGGCCTGTTCCTGCTGCGGGACGGCGCCTTCCGGGACATCGAGCCGCGGGCCACGCCCGCCGCACGCGCGACGCCGTCCGACGACGACCGGGTCACCCTCGGCCTCGGCGTCCCGCCCGCCGGGCCCGCGCCGGACCCGGCGCCGTTCCGCTTCCACGCCTCGCTAGCCCGCCCGGGTGATGTCCTGGTGATGTGTACGACGGGCCTGGCCGAGCCGTTGCGCGAGGAGCCCGCGCTCGGTGCTCACCTGGCCCGCCGCTGGTCCGGCCGCCGCGCGCCCGGTCTCGCCGCGTTCCTCGCCGACACCCGGGTGCGGGTCAAGGGCTACGCCGACGACCGTACGGCGGCGGCCGTGTGGGAGGCGTGA
- a CDS encoding pyruvate dehydrogenase, with protein sequence MAKQNVAEQFVDILVRAGVRRLYGVVGDSLNPIVDAVRRHSTIDWVHVRHEETAAFAAGAEAQITGKLAACAGSCGPGNLHLVNGLYDAHRSMAPVLALASHIPSSEIGLGYFQETHPDRLFQECSHYSELISSPRQMPRLLQTAIQHAVGQSGVSVVALPGDIAAEPAPERSAQSALVTSRPTVRPGDAEIDALVDMIDKAGKVTLFCGSGTAGAHAEVMEFAGKLKAPVGHALRGKEFIQYDNPYDVGMSGLLGYGAAYEATHECDLLILLGTDFPYNAFLPDDVQIAQIDVRPEVLGRRSRLDLAVWGDVRETLRCLTPRVQEKTSRRFLDRMLKKHADALEGVVKAYTRKVDKHVPIHPEYVAAVLDEVAADDAVFTVDTGMCNVWAARYISPNGRRRIIGSFSHGSMANALPMAIGAQFTDRRRQVVSMSGDGGFAMLMGDFLTLVQHDLPVKVVLFNNSSLGMVELEMMVSGLPSYGTANANPDFAAVARACGAYGVRVEKPKQLADALKDAFRHKGPALVDIVTDPNALSIPPKISAEMVTGFALSASKIVLDGGVGRMVQMARSNLRNVPRP encoded by the coding sequence ATGGCCAAACAGAACGTAGCCGAGCAGTTCGTCGACATCCTCGTCCGCGCCGGCGTGCGCCGCCTCTACGGCGTCGTCGGCGACAGCCTCAACCCGATCGTGGACGCGGTGCGCCGTCACTCCACCATCGACTGGGTCCACGTCCGCCACGAGGAGACCGCCGCCTTCGCGGCCGGGGCCGAGGCCCAGATCACCGGGAAGCTGGCCGCCTGCGCGGGCTCCTGCGGCCCCGGCAACCTGCACCTCGTCAACGGCCTGTACGACGCCCACCGTTCGATGGCCCCCGTGCTGGCCCTCGCCTCCCACATCCCCTCCAGCGAGATCGGCCTCGGGTACTTCCAGGAGACCCACCCGGACCGGCTCTTCCAGGAGTGCAGCCACTACAGCGAGCTGATCTCCAGCCCCAGGCAGATGCCCCGGCTGCTGCAGACCGCGATCCAGCACGCGGTCGGGCAGAGCGGGGTCAGCGTGGTCGCCCTGCCCGGCGACATCGCCGCCGAGCCCGCGCCGGAGCGGTCCGCGCAGAGCGCCCTGGTCACCTCACGGCCCACCGTCCGCCCCGGCGACGCCGAGATCGACGCCCTGGTGGACATGATCGACAAGGCCGGCAAGGTCACCCTCTTCTGCGGCAGCGGCACGGCGGGGGCGCACGCCGAGGTCATGGAGTTCGCCGGGAAGCTCAAGGCGCCGGTGGGCCACGCCCTGCGCGGCAAGGAGTTCATCCAGTACGACAACCCGTACGACGTCGGCATGAGCGGACTGCTCGGCTACGGCGCCGCCTACGAGGCCACCCACGAGTGCGATCTGCTGATCCTGCTCGGCACCGACTTCCCGTACAACGCCTTCCTCCCCGACGACGTGCAGATCGCCCAGATCGACGTGCGGCCCGAGGTGCTCGGCCGCAGGTCCCGGCTCGACCTCGCCGTGTGGGGCGATGTGCGCGAGACCCTGCGCTGTCTCACCCCCCGGGTCCAGGAGAAGACCAGCCGGCGCTTCCTCGACCGGATGCTGAAGAAGCACGCCGACGCGCTGGAGGGCGTGGTCAAGGCGTACACCAGGAAGGTCGACAAGCACGTCCCGATCCACCCCGAGTACGTGGCCGCGGTGCTCGACGAAGTCGCCGCGGACGACGCGGTGTTCACCGTGGACACCGGGATGTGCAACGTGTGGGCGGCCCGCTACATCTCGCCCAACGGCCGCCGCAGGATCATCGGTTCCTTCTCGCACGGCTCGATGGCGAACGCGCTGCCCATGGCGATCGGCGCGCAGTTCACCGACCGGCGCCGGCAGGTGGTGTCCATGTCCGGGGACGGCGGCTTCGCCATGCTGATGGGCGACTTCCTGACCCTCGTACAGCACGACCTTCCGGTCAAGGTCGTCCTCTTCAACAACTCCTCGCTCGGCATGGTGGAGTTGGAGATGATGGTCTCCGGCCTGCCCTCGTACGGCACGGCCAACGCCAACCCCGACTTCGCCGCGGTGGCCCGGGCGTGCGGGGCGTACGGGGTGCGGGTGGAGAAGCCCAAGCAGCTGGCCGACGCGCTCAAGGACGCGTTCCGGCACAAGGGGCCGGCGCTGGTGGACATCGTCACCGACCCCAACGCGCTGTCCATCCCGCCGAAGATCAGCGCCGAGATGGTCACCGGGTTCGCGCTGTCCGCCTCCAAGATCGTGCTGGACGGCGGCGTCGGCCGCATGGTGCAGATGGCCCGCTCCAACCTCCGCAACGTGCCGCGCCCCTGA
- a CDS encoding ATP-binding protein codes for MWRRLGRADLRAVPEARRELRELLRDWGKPGQSEIAELLTSELVTNALVHTDDDAVLTAVVAPGGLRVEVRDFVPRRPQVRTPQPDDDTHGRGMVLVESLADAWGVRPHGVGKSVWFELGAEAA; via the coding sequence TTGTGGCGCAGACTCGGGCGGGCCGACCTGCGGGCCGTGCCGGAGGCGCGGCGGGAGCTGCGGGAGCTGCTGCGGGACTGGGGCAAGCCGGGGCAGTCGGAGATCGCCGAGCTGCTCACCAGCGAGCTGGTCACCAACGCGCTCGTCCACACCGACGACGACGCCGTGCTCACCGCCGTCGTGGCGCCCGGCGGACTCCGCGTGGAGGTACGGGACTTCGTGCCCCGAAGACCCCAGGTGCGCACCCCCCAGCCGGACGACGACACCCACGGCCGGGGCATGGTCCTGGTGGAGTCCCTCGCCGACGCCTGGGGCGTCCGGCCGCACGGGGTCGGCAAGTCGGTGTGGTTCGAACTGGGCGCCGAAGCGGCCTGA